The genomic stretch AAGTGTACTGCACGTGAAACTTCAGCGTTATCATTGGTATGCAAAAGGTCCTTATGGATACGTTATTGAACAATATACAAAGAATTTGCACGAGCAGCTGGATGATATAAAGCAGTGCTTAGGCGTGCGGGTGCTTGCTATCGGCGGCAGACCAATTGCAGTAATGAGCAAATTTCTGCAAGAAGCCACCCTTATGGAAGCAGAAGCGGATGACGAAGATTATGAGGTGGTAAAAACACTGCGTCATGACTACAGTCAGCTGGCACAAGAGATAAAGATTACCGGCATACCGCTTGCCAGGAGGCAGGAAGATGAAGCGACAGCAAGTCTTCTCGTTGATATTCTTGGTAAGCTGGAATATGAAGCCATTCGTTTGACGAAATATCTCATTGATGCCAATCGATAAGCTGTGCTGTATGCACGGCTTTTCGTTTATCTTTCTCTGTCTCGTTATGCTAAACTAATGGCATGATGGCAAGAAGGAGACTAACATGAAAAAGCAAAAAGTAATTGTGATTGTCGGTCCAACGGGTGTTGGCAAGACACAGCTGAGTGTTGAAATCGCGAAGAAGTTTAATGGCGAGGTTATTAGCGGTGATTCCATGCAAATATACAAAGGTATGGACATCGGTACAGCGAAAGTCACAAAAGAAGAGCAGCAAGGAATACGGCATCATTTAATTGATATCCGTGAACCGGAAGAAAGCTATTCGGCTGCTGACTTTCAAAAAGATGTACAAGCCTGTATTGCAGCAATACATAGCCGAGGAAAAATTCCAATTATTGCTGGGGGAACTGGATTATACATACAAGCTGCGCTGTACAGCTATGATTTTTCTGAAGCAAAACGAGACGATAGCTACCAGCAGCAGCTGGAACAAGAAGCACAGACCCATGGAGCGGATCATTTGCATGCGCAGCTGCAAGAAGTAGATCCGATTCAGGCAGAGCGCATCCATCCGAACAATGTACGCCGTGTTATCCGTGCGCTGGAGATTTATCATCGTACAGGGGAAAGAATGAGTGATCATGAAGAAAACGCCCTGGATTCCCGATATGATGCAACAATCATCGGTTTGGAAATGGATCGTGAATTGTTATACGAACAAATC from Terribacillus sp. DMT04 encodes the following:
- a CDS encoding Dps family protein, whose amino-acid sequence is MQTNQHLIDFLNQQIANTSVLHVKLQRYHWYAKGPYGYVIEQYTKNLHEQLDDIKQCLGVRVLAIGGRPIAVMSKFLQEATLMEAEADDEDYEVVKTLRHDYSQLAQEIKITGIPLARRQEDEATASLLVDILGKLEYEAIRLTKYLIDANR
- the miaA gene encoding tRNA (adenosine(37)-N6)-dimethylallyltransferase MiaA gives rise to the protein MKKQKVIVIVGPTGVGKTQLSVEIAKKFNGEVISGDSMQIYKGMDIGTAKVTKEEQQGIRHHLIDIREPEESYSAADFQKDVQACIAAIHSRGKIPIIAGGTGLYIQAALYSYDFSEAKRDDSYQQQLEQEAQTHGADHLHAQLQEVDPIQAERIHPNNVRRVIRALEIYHRTGERMSDHEENALDSRYDATIIGLEMDRELLYEQINLRVDRMLTDGLLDEVRTFFEAGLCDTQSMRAIGYKEFIPYFEGKMNWEDTVTQLKQNSRRYAKRQYTWFRNKMDVNWYTITPAEKAEKFTIILEELAGMLKER